The Mycobacterium sp. EPa45 genomic interval TCGGCCTCAACGGGTTCGGCCCGGTTTAGGTGGCGGCCACCCGCGCCGTTACGCAGGTCGAAGTCCTGCGCACCGAGCGCCGGCGCGCGAGGTAGGCGGCTGTCAGCGCGCCCAGCACACCGAGCGTCGATGTCGTCAGGATCGACAGTCCGGTGTTGGCCATGATCAGGTAGCCGAACGCCGCCGCGACGGCGAGCAGCGCGTACCGCGCGGTGGTCCAGTGCGCGGGATGGCCGAATCGGGTGCCGACCACCATGCCGAGCACCAGTGCGACACCATGGCCGACGTTGGTGAAGTCGCCCCACGTACTGACCGCCGACCCGACCGCGACCGCCAGCCACCAGCCGGTCCAGGCTGCGCGCCACTGGCGTGGGATCGCCGCGGTGAGCGCGCCCAGGACACCGACCGCTCCGTAACTCATGCCGACATCGGTGACATTGACGATCGACCATGACGCCAAGCCGGCCGCCAGCGCGGCGACCAGCCCCGCGGCGACCAGCATTGTGGCGCCGACGTGACCGACGACGAACGCCAGCGCCATCCACCGGCTGCGCCACAGCAATTCGGCCAGGCCGAGAATCGCGAAGAGGCCGGGCAGCCACACATAGATCGGCCCGTTCTCGATGACGAATGCGCTGCCGATCAGCGTGCCGAGCCGCCCGTGTGCGAGATTGTGCAGATTGGTACTCGCGTGCAGGATCACCTGGTCACGTACATGGGGGCCGAGTGCCAGCAGCACGGCCGCCACCACCGCGAGTACGGCGGTGTAACCCAGAGTGACCCGAACGCGGACCAGCCGCGTCAGCAGTGAGAGAACCATCTCTATCCACTATGCCTGGGCTTCGAGATCCTCTCCATCGTCCTCGACTGGCAGGTCCCTGCGGGTTTTGAGGCGGTACATCACCAGATCGGTCGGCACGCCGCTGGCGCGCGGGGCAAACACCTGACGCCGCACCCGCTTGGCCGTGACCCCGAGCGCGTCGAGTTCCTCGGGGCCGATGGACTCCAGCGTTTCCCCCGAAACGACGAGGCCGCCGCGGGGCGCGCGGTCCATCACCCGGGCGGCGATGTTGACGTCGACACCGAGCCAGTCCGAGCCGATGCGTTGCGGGCGGCCGGTGTGGATACCAGCGCGCATCCGGGGCGTATAGCCGTCTACCTCGACTGTTCGGATTGCGTCGCGGGCGGCCATAGTGGCTCGCACCGCGGTCGCGGGGTCGGCGAACACGGCCATGATGCCGTCGCCCATGCGCTTGACGATGTGACCGCCGGCGTCGAGCAGGGGTGGCTCGACGACCTGGGCGACGCGACGCAGCAGCCGCAGCGTGGCGTCGTCACCGGCCTGCAGCGACCAACTGGAGAACCCGACCAGGTCGGTGAAGACCAGAGTGACTTCCGGGTTGGCCGGCCGCCCGGCGACACGTTCGGTGAGCGCTTGCCAGACCTGAAGTGTGGCCAAACTCACTTCGCGGGTGGCGGCCTCTCGGTCGCGCAGCAGACGGTCGGCGGCCCGCGCGGCGGCACGGGCACCGCCGTCGCCGGCCGCGGACAGCGGATCGCCGAAGTCCGGATCGCCGGGCAGCAGGCGCCGGGCCCGGCGAACCAGGGCGATGAGTCCGGGATTGTGGTTGGTGTTGTGCCACCACGCCCCGGGCCCACGCCCGGGCCGCATCCGTTGGTCGACGTCAACATCTGGATCGGGTTGATCGCCGAACGGCTCGACGTCCACAAGATCAAGCCTAGGCAACGCTTTTCGGGCCAGCCAAGCTGGTGTGACACGGTCGACGTATCGCTATGCCAAACGACTGGTCACAGCTTCGTAGCCGCCGTAGACAACGCTTGTTGTCAGCCCTATCGTTAGGCGATGAGGTCAACGACGACCACACGCACCGCCGAGCCGCTCGGGCCGGACTCTCTGACCTGGAAGTACTTCGGCGATCTGCGCACCGGGATGCTCGGGGTATGGATCGGCTCGCTGCAGAACATGTACCCGCAGCTGGGCGCCGGGGTGGAAGAGCATTCGATTCTGCACCGGGAGCCGCTTCAGCGGGTCGCGCGATCGGTGTACCCGATCATGGGCGTGGTGTATGACGGCGAGCGCGCCCGTCAGACGGGCGAACAGATCAAGGGATTCCACCGCGAGATCAAGGGCGTCGACACCGCGGGCCGGCGCTACCACGCACTCGACCCCGAAACGTTCTACTGGGCGCACGCCACATTTTTCATGTTGATCCTCAAGGTCGCCGAATACTTCTGCGGCGGGCTGACCGAAGCCGAGAAGCGCCAGCTGTTCGACGAACACGTGCAGTGGTACGCGATGTACGGAATGAGCATGAAGCCCGTCCCGGAGACCTGGGAAGACTTCTGTGAATACTGGGATCGGGTGTGCCGCGACGAATTGGAGATCAACCGGGCCACGCGCGAGATCTTCGATATCCGGATTCCGAAGCCGAAGTTCGTCTTGATGCCAACGCCGGTGTGGGACCAGCTCTTCAAGCCGATGGTGGGCGCACAGCGCTGGATCGCCGCCGGCCTGTTCGACCCGGCGGTCCGGGAGAAGGCCGGGATGAGGTGGACGCCCGGCGACGAGGTGGTGCTGCGGTTGTTCGGCAAGGCCGTCGAACTCGCGTTCTGGGCGGTACCCGACGAGATCCGGCTGCACCCGCGGGCGTTGTCGGCGTATCGACGGGCGTCGGGACAGATTCCGGCCGACGCGCCGCTGGTCGAGGCGCCCGGTTTCATGGCACCCCCTAAAGACCGCCGTGGGCTGCCCATGCACTATGTCCCTCGAACCAAGAGCCTCGTCGCGCGTGCGGGGTCGCTGGTCCACACGACGTTCTCACTTGCCGGTTTGCGGCCCGCCCGAGGACGTTCCGCCGCCGCCTGAACCGGAGAACCCATGATCGAATGGTCCGACGTCGATATCGCCGTGCGCGACGCCGTCCGTGAGTTCGTCGACAAAGAGGTGCGCCCGCACCTGGACGAACTGGAGAGCGGCGATATGGAGCCCTACCCCATCATCCGGAAACTGTTCGCCACCTTCGGTATCGCAGAGATGGCGCGGGAGTCACTGGACAGGCGACTCGACCGGCTGCGGGCCGGCACCGAGTCGAAGTCCGGCGGCGGCGGTGGCATGTTCGGCGACGGTGGCTCGGCCGGAATGGGTTTCGTCCTGATCAGTGAGCTATGCCGGGTCAGCATGGGTCTGGTCACCGGAATGGGTGTCAGCCTGGGGCTGACGGTGCCGACGATTCAAAGTCGAGGCACGCTGGCCCAGCAGGAACGCTGGCTACCGGAGCTGGTGACCTACGACAAGATCGGCGCGTGGGCAATCACCGAGCCGGATTCGGGTTCGGATGCGTTCGGCGGCATGAAGTCCTACGTGGTTCGTGACGGTGACGACTACATCCTCAACGGGCAGAAGACATTCATCACCAATGGGCCCGATGCCGACGTGGTG includes:
- a CDS encoding rhomboid-like protein, with translation MVLSLLTRLVRVRVTLGYTAVLAVVAAVLLALGPHVRDQVILHASTNLHNLAHGRLGTLIGSAFVIENGPIYVWLPGLFAILGLAELLWRSRWMALAFVVGHVGATMLVAAGLVAALAAGLASWSIVNVTDVGMSYGAVGVLGALTAAIPRQWRAAWTGWWLAVAVGSAVSTWGDFTNVGHGVALVLGMVVGTRFGHPAHWTTARYALLAVAAAFGYLIMANTGLSILTTSTLGVLGALTAAYLARRRSVRRTSTCVTARVAAT
- a CDS encoding adenylate/guanylate cyclase domain-containing protein, producing MRPGRGPGAWWHNTNHNPGLIALVRRARRLLPGDPDFGDPLSAAGDGGARAAARAADRLLRDREAATREVSLATLQVWQALTERVAGRPANPEVTLVFTDLVGFSSWSLQAGDDATLRLLRRVAQVVEPPLLDAGGHIVKRMGDGIMAVFADPATAVRATMAARDAIRTVEVDGYTPRMRAGIHTGRPQRIGSDWLGVDVNIAARVMDRAPRGGLVVSGETLESIGPEELDALGVTAKRVRRQVFAPRASGVPTDLVMYRLKTRRDLPVEDDGEDLEAQA
- a CDS encoding oxygenase MpaB family protein; translated protein: MRSTTTTRTAEPLGPDSLTWKYFGDLRTGMLGVWIGSLQNMYPQLGAGVEEHSILHREPLQRVARSVYPIMGVVYDGERARQTGEQIKGFHREIKGVDTAGRRYHALDPETFYWAHATFFMLILKVAEYFCGGLTEAEKRQLFDEHVQWYAMYGMSMKPVPETWEDFCEYWDRVCRDELEINRATREIFDIRIPKPKFVLMPTPVWDQLFKPMVGAQRWIAAGLFDPAVREKAGMRWTPGDEVVLRLFGKAVELAFWAVPDEIRLHPRALSAYRRASGQIPADAPLVEAPGFMAPPKDRRGLPMHYVPRTKSLVARAGSLVHTTFSLAGLRPARGRSAAA